From a single Labrus bergylta chromosome 14, fLabBer1.1, whole genome shotgun sequence genomic region:
- the LOC109985282 gene encoding claudin-4-like yields MVSAGLQMLGAALGVLGWIGAIVVCAIPMWKVSAFIGSNIITSQTTWEGIWMNCVHQSTGQMQCKVYDSMLALSSDLQAARALTILAIVVGILAVLLAVAGGKCTNCVEDESSKSKVGIAAGVMFIAAGILVLVPVCWTAHTIIQNFYNPLLISGQKRELGAALYIGWGAGALMLIGGGLLCCNCPPKDNDSYTARYKAARSEASAPASGKDYV; encoded by the coding sequence ATGGTGTCTGCTGGGTTACAAATGCTGGGGGCAGCTCTTGGTGTCCTTGGCTGGATTGGTGCCATCGTTGTGTGCGCAATTCCCATGTGGAAGGTCTCAGCTTTTATTGGCAGCAATATCATCACCTCGCAGACCACTTGGGAAGGTATATGGATGAACTGTGTACACCAGAGCACGGGGCAGATGCAGTGTAAGGTCTACGACTCCATGCTGGCCCTTAGCTCCGACCTCCAGGCTGCCCGGGCCCTGACCATCCTTGCCATTGTGGTAGGCATCCTGGCTGTCCTGCTAGCTGTAGCCGGGGGTAAGTGTACTAACTGTGTGGAGGATGAGTCGTCCAAATCCAAGGTGGGCATCGCAGCTGGAGTGATGTTCATCGCGGCTGGGATCCTTGTCCTCGTCCCTGTCTGCTGGACAGCCCATACCATCATCCAAAACTTCTACAACCCCCTGTTGATCAGTGGCCAGAAGAGAGAGCTGGGTGCTGCACTCTACATCGGATGGGGAGCGGGCGCTTTGATGCTGATTGGAGGAGGGCTGCTCTGCTGCAACTGCCCACCTAAGGATAATGACTCGTACACTGCAAGGTACAAGGCTGCCAGATCTGAAGCCTCTGCACCAGCATCCGGGAAAGACTATGTCTGA